The Salvelinus namaycush isolate Seneca chromosome 37, SaNama_1.0, whole genome shotgun sequence sequence CATGTAAGAAGAGTGGATCTCCAGCACACTGGTCATGTTGCCTTCCAATGCTCCTCGGAAGTGAGAAATACAAGGTTCAGACGGAGAAACAACCACTTGAACGACTCTCCCAAGTTGGACTTCCAAATAGGAAAGTCTGTGATGGAGATGATAACCGGGATTACAAGTTGTGATGTTTCGTCACTGACCTTTCACCTTTTCAACTAAGCATCTAGGACTTCCTGCTCTCCTCAGCCATGAGTTCTCTGACCTGGTCGTCTTCCTGGCTGAATGCCCGgccgtcctcctcctccctctcctgacCCTGGCTGCGTCTGGACAGAAGGTACTCCTTAGGAGTGATGTCATCGTCAACGGGCCGTTtagacttcttcttcttctccattATCTTCTGCTTCCTGTACTCTGCCAGCACCTCCAGCTGCTGCAGTGTGAGCTCTGGTGCCAGGGTGTTTGAGGTAGTGTCTTTGACCCTCAGTTTGTAGTCCAGGATCTGTTTGTTGAGAGCGTCGTGGTCAACCCCGAACAGCACAGGTTTTTTAGACGTGGTGGGCTGTGCTGATTCCACTACATGTTGTCGTTCTCTGTAAGAAATTACATGTATTAAGTCAACTTCAAAAACTCACTTGACTGTATTTACTATTTGAGCCCCAGTCATCATTAAGACTTTCTCACCCCAGTCCATCTTCAGGACCAAAGTCAGCCATCTTGAGTAGGTTTTCAACCTAACAGTACAGTCCACAAGCACAAAGTTCATCAGCACAGTCTTTCATAAAATGTTGAATATTGTTTGTGTTCTAATGAATATGAAATGCCAATTACCTCAGACATGGCTGCGTACTGTTTATCCTTTATGAAAACCAAAGGAGGGACACCACCAAGGGTTTGATGAGCCATAATGAGGTACCTGTTAACAACAGAACAGCACAGTGGTTCTCTCTAACATCATCCTGAAACAACCTAGCCTGAGTGTCAGTCTCTCTGTGTGCTATCCTGCCAACtccttgtcatgttttgtcttgaCATGGACCGTTGGCAAGAACACatagatctggaaccaggctagaaACAATCATCCCAGAAAGAGAAGAGTACTGCTATTTTCTGAGCGAGTGCTTACCTTATACGAGGGCTGCTCTTGTCCAGTGCTTGCTGAATCTGGTCATCCCTCTCTGACACACCACTGGTTTTCCAATAGACCCGGCAACTAGAGAAGTCTGCAGGCAGTGACACCTGATGTGACACACACGCAATATTATAACAACTCAAACGGAAGGACTTTGCATTTTGGCGCAGCCCAGGCAGTGCTGAGAGGGATAGGATGGAACTGTACACAATACTAGCACCAATTTTATGAAGCTACCTTGCATTACCAAAATGTCATTGAATATTTCAGACCAAGCTGAAGTActtcctagcctggtcccagatcggcAAAGTGCTCAATGCTGTCATTGTCCAGCCAAACATGACAGGGAGTTGGCATGATTGCACAAACACACCGGCACCCAGGCTAGGTTATTCCTACCCTTGAGATGTCCACACTGTAGTTGTAGACCTCATAGTTGACTTCAGGGGAGCTCAGTAGATCAGTGATGGCCTTGTACAGGATGGAGTTGAGGATTCTGGTGCGCATGTTGTCCTCTTGGCTTCGTTTCTTAGGTGGCTTCAGAGCACTGAGCTGACTGGACGGTGGCCCCTGTCAGAATTACACAAAGGTTAAAGTGTGAAACCGGATACAGCAAGCcggagtgccagtctgtttctactGTCTTGACAACTCCTTATGGAATTGGTATGCCAATGACAACAACAGAACAGGCGTTGCACAAACAGATCAGGGACCAGGCTGAGAATAAGCACAAATACAATCTAAATCATGACATGAGACAGTGTACCAACCTGGGGCGGTGTTTCATACCAGAGCTTCTTCCTGTTGAAGACATGCAATGAAGAAAACGTTACTCAAGTCATAGCAGAAGAGGAGCCTGGTACCTGATCCGTTTGTGCTCATGCCAACAactgtcattgtcaagccaaacatgtTTGGCGTGACAAGGATAGCTAGGCTAGCAAGACATGATGAATCAAATCAGAAAACTCAGGGCTTGCTACCATAACGTTCTCttactttgttttgttgacaaacTTCCTCAACAGGTTTTTACCAGCACACTTGGAAGAAGTGTGAAAATCTCTTCTGTCATGACAAACTGATGAGACGGAACGGTGCTCGCAGTTCAAATGATGGACTCGATGCTGAGGATCAAGTTCGACACTGCCGCTGGTCCGTTTCTTCATAGCCATACAACTGCTCGCGTAATGCTGAAGAACTAGACATTGTTTTATTCTTGAGTATGTATTAATTCCAAACATAATCAATATGTTACTCAAACCTTTAAAAAGCGAGTGATTTCTTCTGTCGCACaccagctacctagctagcatgTATATAAACATCACCCTGCGCAACTAGTAATGTCTGTCTGAAGAACGGGTTAAGGCAGAAGCAATCGTTGTCAAAGCTACTTCTTTTTTGGTATTGTGGCAAACAAATGTTATAGGTGCAagccgccacctactgtattgGCTGTGTATCTGCCTACTGTTCTGTAGTAtgtattcattacactttgtgaaACAATTGCCCTAccaactaaccctgcacccattaaaacctcaccactactCCACTACTTTAGCCCGATCTAAACCTACTCCAGGCCAGCAGCCTGGGAGAACgggacactatcgttcaaaatatcttgtaactcttctgaagtAAAATGCCTGTACACCCAATGTCAGCTAGGAATCATCGATTGTGGATTTACACCACAGATAAGGTTAGAGAATATTAATTCAAATTGTTAATACAATTTGTATAAATCTACTAGTAGCCTTGTTGGGTGTATTTCAAGGCAGGACATACTATATTTTAATCCACATGCCAAACCCAATAAAGAAACAAACTAACATTTTACAAATATGGTAATTTATGggcaaaacaaaaacacagaTCAACGAGGTCATCTCTAGAAAAGAAAAACACACATCCTTTAATTTAGCCCACCATGGAAACAATGGTTCATTTGAGCATGAAAACGTCTATAGGAGAACCGAGGCACTTGTACTATGCATCTTGAATGTCACTTTAttatatactacagtatattatgctaATAAACTGCTTTAGTTTTGAGCCAAATAGTGCGTGTTTACAAGCTGCCCAGGCTGTGAAGTTATACTGTACAAATAGTTATCAATGACATGAGGTTCCAAATAAATATTGTATGTGTTCACAAGTTCTTGGGTATATTAACAGATTGTATAAAATATCTACACACATTTCAATTCTACTAAACACTCTTTACAATTGTACAAAAAAAATTGGTCCACACTGTCGTTTTTGTCAAAATGGGTACATGTATAAACTCAAGTGTTAATTGACAAATACTAgttactttttttttcttctcatgaCTCTTTCTCATCTTTAAATGTTGTCTAGATGACATTGTTTTCTTTAAAATTCCCTTTTTATAATAAGAAAATAATGACAAGGTCTATCACCATTTCTTTCTATACATCCAAAATATATCTTCTAGATAAACACAGCTTGCAATTTGGTTAATATATTTCTTTTTTGCACACTGGCTCACTTTGAATGCATTCTGTCTGCAGAATGACTGTGCATACAGGAAGTTAGACATCTACTTTCCCTGGCTCAGCTTTCTCTTCAGGTTCAATCTCTGGAACAACAAGGTCGTGCTTCAGCTTGCTCAGCTCAGTCCAGTTAAACCCCATCAGAACCTTAGTCTTCTTCTGTCGGAGCGCTTTCATACACCGGCTGCGCTTCGCTCCAAACAGAGACGCCACATCAGTCCTCTGGAACCACAGGCGGCCTGCCAGGGCCTCCATCTCTTTCCTAGACAGGTAGGGCCTCTGGTGGAAGTATCTGGTGAGGAACTCCTTTCTATCCTGGAAGGGAAGCATCTCCATTCCTGTGGGATCCAGCACCAGGGACACAGTGGGGTCGAATGTAAAAGCACCAGGTTTGGATTTGTGCCCCACCTGCTGCTTGGTGGCCCCCCCTGTCGCTTCCCTAGACCTACTCTGTCTGCTCTGATCCAGGGCAGCGGCCGGCACGCCACCGTTGATTGTCTGGGCATTTGGATCAGGGTTGATCAATCTCTCTGCATCCTTGGCTGCCTTGGGGGCACACCTGCAGCGCTGGACGTGTATGGAGATGGTTTTGGAAGTGGACTTGTCTGTGTACACCCCCAGGCAGTATACACACTTAAAGGCTGGGGCCTTTAGTATGGCATGTATAGTGGGTACAATGTGGTGCTTTGTCTTCAGATGGAGCTCGTAATCCTCCCCGTTCTGAGGCTTCTCTGGACAGAAGGGACAACCGTCTTTTGCTAGGTTTTGATATGCTGACTTGATGGACTCTCGTCTCAGCTTCAGATAGATCCGGTCTTTAGTCGACGTGACCAGAACCACGTTCAGCTCCTTGTCTGCCAGCAGGTCTTTAGGGACAGTTGCGCTCATGTCAAAAAAGGGAAACAAAAGGCCCCCCTGGGGATTGATGCCCAGACGATATTTCTCTTTGAGGACATCACAGTTGGATTTGTCTGAGAGCTTGTGTTCCTTACCCATGTGTTCCATGACTTGCTGGATGGAATAGAACACCAGTGGGCAGAGCAAACACTGCAGACCATGCAACAAATGCTGAAAAATACCCTTCTCCGACAATAACGTTTTACATCTTGTGCATTTCACTGTGTTATTCTCCATCTTCTTCAGAAATTGTGTCTGCACAGCCAACTCTTTGGGTTTCTCAGTGCCGTTGTCACCTTGTGTCTGGTTCATCACGGCTGTGCTAGGCGTTTGATTGGACACCGTACCGTTTCCCATGACGATAATAGTCGACGGCTTGTTCTGCTGTTGTAGAGTGGTCATGTTCTGCGTCACAAGCACACCTTTATTGACAATTTGGGTGACCCCAGCAGACTGGACTGGCATGGCAACCtgaacagtttccagtgtgtaggTTGGCATGCCGTTTACCTTGTTGCCAGTAGGGACCAGACGGACAGACTGGGAGGACATGACGGCTCCTCTGGGACCAGACTGGGTCAACATAAGGGGCTGGGAACCACCACCCATCTTGTTTTGGACATTGATTTGGACACCAGGTGGAAGTAGGACCTGTCGGGGCTGTTGTTGTGGAACTCTAATTGTTATTGGTACCGGTTTGGTGGCATTCTGCTGGGTGTTGGACAGCATCATTCTGATGGGACCAGCTTTGACGAGTGTGGAGGTGGGCAAGGCAGCACGGTTCTGAAGAGAAGTCACAGCCTGCTGAGTGAGTATTAAGCCGTTTCCTCTTGGGCCCTGTGTTGGGAGGAACACGTGCCTCTGGTCTGGACCACACACAAGGGCCGTTGTGTTACTTGGAGCGGCCAGAAGCATAGTACCGGTGGAAGGGTTTTTTGATATGGACCTTCCGTTGGGTTGTTGTTGGTTACTGTTCTTGGAGACCAGAGAGACTACCTTTTGGACAGCCCTGGGAGCCAGGTTCGGAAGCTTCTGCTGCGGGCCGTTCCTTATGCTAGTTTTGAGGTTTGTGTTGACGTGTTCGACGATGAAGGGCCTGATGTGCGCGTGCAGTTCCTTGTGTTTGTCTGAGCTCAGAATGTGGTAGAGCAGGTGCTCTGACGTCTCCGCCGGCATGTTACACACCCTGCAGAAGAACGTGGACAATTTGACCCCGCCCGCTGTCTGTTCCGCTTCGTTCCGGTGACCATAGTAACGGTTCAACAACGATCCGTAGTGGTTCACCAGGACGTGTTTTCTCATGACATAGAACAGCGAGTCGTGGAACCCACAGCCTCGACACGAGTACTTGTCTCCTACGTCAGTGGTGGAGACTGAGTGGATGGTAGTATGGGACGTGGTGGAGGTTAAAGTACATGGGGCACTGGTGGTTTTGGCTGAGCCCCCGTGGAACAGCTTGATGTGTTGATTGGTGACGTCAGGCTGGCTGATGAAGGAGCAGTTGGGGCAGGAGGACAGGGCGCtgatgtcctcctcctcctcgtgaCAGCGCTGGACGTGTCCTCTGAAGGTGTACCATGACCGGGTAGAGAACCAGCACAGGGCACAGCATAGCATCTCCCTGCGATATGGCCACTGAGGGATTTAAATAATAATGATGAAGTGAGCATGTGATTTAAATATTAATGTTACATTTAAACTATAAAGTTAAGACATATTACTGTATTGCAACAGCTATTATGACAGAATAATAAATGACTTGTCCTCCACAATGATGAGCGTACCCTTTTTCTCCTTTTGCCATGGTAACCGTCCGTTAAATCCTCCCAGTCTGTGTTCTCAAAACAGTCGTCTCCTGCATCAAAGCATTTAAGATCCTGGAAAACAAATTATACCAAGAGAGGGTTAATGCAAAATGAATCTATCAATATTCTATTAAGAGTAGCCACAGTGAACAAAGTCCCACTAATATCTGTGCTTGAACATTTGTAGTGTAAAAACAGAACTTACATCCAACAACTTTTTGCAGTTGTCAAGTCCAATGTCACATAGAATATCTTTGACTCTCTTCCTTGATTGTCTGATTTTGTCCAATTTCTCCACAGGTAGTTGGTACATCTTTCCCCTGCACGAGCAAAACACAGCAGTAAATAAAAGGTTAATTTCACAAGCCAGAGGTAGGCCTAGAAACAAAAACAAGACATTTTAAATCAGTTGTTtttgtatatactgtaaacaATAACCACTTCAGTGTCAGTGATACAACGTAGCATTTAGTGGAGGTGCCTCTGGACTAGTAGGCCAAGCAAGCGGTTGCCCCTGAATCCCATAGTTATATATAAAATGATAACAACTTTGTCATTAGTCATTGTTGGCGGAAATGGTACTTTCCTCGATTTTCGTTACTGGCTACATGAACGCAATGCCAGCCAAAATGATCAGGCAAGTAATAAAACTTATAATTTGGTCACATCGTCTGCTGCGAAAAACTGCAGTTAAGACAAGTTACATAATTCTGTGAATGGCACACTGACAGTTGAATGTTATTGGCTAGCAAATAACTAGGAAGAATGAGCAGAGAAATACTAAACCACTGATAGTCAGGATGCATAATAATACTGCATCTACGCAAGCCAGCTAAAACAGTTGTTAGCTAGCTGGATGACTGATGCTAGCATCGCATTTTGCCTAATTTGCATGCACACACGGACAGGTCACTGAGGTAACTTCACCGCTCATACACATTTGGCGGCAGGATT is a genomic window containing:
- the rbfa gene encoding putative ribosome-binding factor A, mitochondrial — encoded protein: MFGINTYSRIKQCLVLQHYASSCMAMKKRTSGSVELDPQHRVHHLNCEHRSVSSVCHDRRDFHTSSKCAGKNLLRKFVNKTKKKLWYETPPQGPPSSQLSALKPPKKRSQEDNMRTRILNSILYKAITDLLSSPEVNYEVYNYSVDISRVSLPADFSSCRVYWKTSGVSERDDQIQQALDKSSPRIRYLIMAHQTLGGVPPLVFIKDKQYAAMSEVENLLKMADFGPEDGLGERQHVVESAQPTTSKKPVLFGVDHDALNKQILDYKLRVKDTTSNTLAPELTLQQLEVLAEYRKQKIMEKKKKSKRPVDDDITPKEYLLSRRSQGQEREEEDGRAFSQEDDQVRELMAEESRKS
- the adnp2a gene encoding activity-dependent neuroprotector homeobox protein 2a — its product is MYQLPVEKLDKIRQSRKRVKDILCDIGLDNCKKLLDDLKCFDAGDDCFENTDWEDLTDGYHGKRRKRWPYRREMLCCALCWFSTRSWYTFRGHVQRCHEEEEDISALSSCPNCSFISQPDVTNQHIKLFHGGSAKTTSAPCTLTSTTSHTTIHSVSTTDVGDKYSCRGCGFHDSLFYVMRKHVLVNHYGSLLNRYYGHRNEAEQTAGGVKLSTFFCRVCNMPAETSEHLLYHILSSDKHKELHAHIRPFIVEHVNTNLKTSIRNGPQQKLPNLAPRAVQKVVSLVSKNSNQQQPNGRSISKNPSTGTMLLAAPSNTTALVCGPDQRHVFLPTQGPRGNGLILTQQAVTSLQNRAALPTSTLVKAGPIRMMLSNTQQNATKPVPITIRVPQQQPRQVLLPPGVQINVQNKMGGGSQPLMLTQSGPRGAVMSSQSVRLVPTGNKVNGMPTYTLETVQVAMPVQSAGVTQIVNKGVLVTQNMTTLQQQNKPSTIIVMGNGTVSNQTPSTAVMNQTQGDNGTEKPKELAVQTQFLKKMENNTVKCTRCKTLLSEKGIFQHLLHGLQCLLCPLVFYSIQQVMEHMGKEHKLSDKSNCDVLKEKYRLGINPQGGLLFPFFDMSATVPKDLLADKELNVVLVTSTKDRIYLKLRRESIKSAYQNLAKDGCPFCPEKPQNGEDYELHLKTKHHIVPTIHAILKAPAFKCVYCLGVYTDKSTSKTISIHVQRCRCAPKAAKDAERLINPDPNAQTINGGVPAAALDQSRQSRSREATGGATKQQVGHKSKPGAFTFDPTVSLVLDPTGMEMLPFQDRKEFLTRYFHQRPYLSRKEMEALAGRLWFQRTDVASLFGAKRSRCMKALRQKKTKVLMGFNWTELSKLKHDLVVPEIEPEEKAEPGKVDV